The genomic DNA CATTGTGTTTTTCTATCGCCTGCAGCGAAATCTGATCGTAACGTGGGGTTACATTTTGCGTGTTTGGAAAAACCCAAATCTGTAAAAACCTCACTTCTTCATCTTTGTTCTGGTTATATTCGCTATGATAAACCCCTGTTCCAGCACTCATTACCTGAATGTCTCCTTCTTTGATTACCGACGTAGTGCCCATACTGTCTTTGTGCTCCAGGTTGCCCGCCAGGGGAATAGAAATAATTTCCATATTGTCGTGTGGGTGCGTACCAAAACCCCGCCCCGCTGATACTACGTCATCGTTGAGTACCCGCAGTACCCCAAAATTCATTCTGTTGGGATTGTAATAATTGGCAAAACTAAATGTATGGTGGCTATCCAACCATCCATGGTTAGCGTGTCCTCTTGTGTCGGCTTTGTGCAATACTGTGTTCATAGTTTTCTCCTCTTTATTTGGTAAATGATTAAACCCTACCTGAGCCATGAGTTGATGGTAAGTTGATTGAGCTGTCGGGGTGTTTTTGGCTT from Microscilla marina ATCC 23134 includes the following:
- a CDS encoding pirin family protein, with product MNRKKFLKKSLLGAAGMVAGYSLLEAKNTPTAQSTYHQLMAQVGFNHLPNKEEKTMNTVLHKADTRGHANHGWLDSHHTFSFANYYNPNRMNFGVLRVLNDDVVSAGRGFGTHPHDNMEIISIPLAGNLEHKDSMGTTSVIKEGDIQVMSAGTGVYHSEYNQNKDEEVRFLQIWVFPNTQNVTPRYDQISLQAIEKHNAFYQILSPNKDDQGVWVHQDAWFNMGKFDKGTKDTYQLNKATNGVYAFVLEGEVTISGQQLSKRDGFGVWNTPQIEVEANKAAKVLLMEVPMKG